Proteins encoded by one window of Candidatus Buchananbacteria bacterium CG10_big_fil_rev_8_21_14_0_10_42_9:
- a CDS encoding response regulator — protein MAKAKTKPTILIVEDENALLDLYQIRLIKEGYNVILASNGEEGLSQALNHLPNLILLDLVMPQVDGYTLIRELKVNPSTKKIPIVIFSNLSQPSEVEKGLKLGAQDYIVKSNVTPSQLAEKVKVLLPL, from the coding sequence AACTATATTGATAGTTGAAGACGAAAACGCGCTATTAGATTTGTATCAAATCCGTTTAATTAAAGAAGGCTATAATGTCATTTTGGCCTCTAATGGCGAAGAAGGATTAAGCCAAGCGCTAAATCATTTGCCAAATTTAATTTTGCTTGATTTAGTTATGCCTCAAGTGGATGGCTATACACTAATCAGGGAATTGAAAGTAAACCCGTCAACCAAAAAAATCCCAATTGTAATTTTTTCAAATTTGTCGCAACCCTCTGAAGTGGAAAAAGGTTTAAAACTTGGCGCTCAAGATTACATTGTTAAATCAAACGTCACGCCATCTCAACTAGCGGAAAAGGTCAAGGTGCTTTTACCGCTCTAA
- a CDS encoding isoleucine--tRNA ligase yields the protein MPDKKPDFVKKEEAILTFWQKNKIFEKSVEMRPAKRSYVFYDGPPFATGTPHYGHLPASFIKDVVPRFWTMRGHRVERRWGWDCHGLPIENIVEQELNLKTKKDIEKLGIKKFNQTARDLVLRYADEWQKVIPRLGRWVDMENSYKTMDLEYMDSVWWVFKQLWDKGLVFQEHRSMHICPRCETTLSNFEVTQGYKDISDLAVTVKFKLKNFEHESKPVYALAWTTTPWTLPG from the coding sequence ATGCCAGACAAAAAACCTGATTTTGTTAAAAAAGAGGAAGCTATTCTAACTTTTTGGCAAAAGAATAAAATCTTTGAGAAATCAGTAGAAATGCGGCCGGCTAAACGGTCGTATGTTTTTTATGATGGGCCGCCGTTTGCCACCGGCACTCCGCACTACGGACATTTACCAGCTTCTTTTATAAAAGATGTAGTGCCCCGCTTTTGGACCATGCGCGGTCACCGGGTGGAACGCCGGTGGGGTTGGGATTGCCACGGGCTACCAATTGAAAACATTGTGGAACAAGAATTAAACTTGAAAACCAAAAAAGATATAGAAAAGCTCGGCATTAAAAAATTTAACCAAACGGCACGCGATTTAGTTTTACGTTACGCCGATGAGTGGCAAAAAGTAATACCGCGGCTTGGCCGATGGGTGGATATGGAAAATTCGTACAAAACCATGGATTTGGAATATATGGATTCGGTCTGGTGGGTGTTTAAACAACTTTGGGACAAAGGGTTGGTGTTTCAAGAACATCGTTCCATGCACATTTGTCCACGCTGCGAAACTACACTGTCTAATTTTGAAGTCACCCAAGGCTATAAAGATATTTCTGATCTTGCCGTCACCGTTAAATTCAAATTGAAAAATTTTGAACATGAAAGTAAGCCAGTGTATGCGCTTGCCTGGACTACGACGCCTTGGACGCTGCCCGGCA